From Actinosynnema mirum DSM 43827, a single genomic window includes:
- a CDS encoding NAD(P)H-dependent glycerol-3-phosphate dehydrogenase, with translation MDRVAVLGAGSWGTAFAKVLADSGTPTALWARRDTVADEISTSRVNSGYLPGVRLPDNLTATASAEQALDGARAVVLAVPSQTLRENLAAWRPALPPDSTLVSLAKGVELGTLKRMSEVVREVADVPEDRVAVVSGPNLAREIGAEQPTATVIACTDHDRAVELQRACTNPYFRPYTNTDVVGCELGGACKNVIALACGMAAGLGFGDNTMASIITRGLAETARLGAALGADPLTLAGLAGLGDLVATCASPLSRNRTFGERLGRGDTLAQAQEAAHGQVAEGVKSCTSIHALAARVGVDMPITDGVRRVCHDGLDPRVLTAALLGRETKAER, from the coding sequence GTGGACCGCGTCGCCGTGCTGGGCGCCGGGTCGTGGGGCACCGCGTTCGCGAAGGTGCTCGCCGACTCCGGCACCCCCACCGCGCTGTGGGCGCGCCGGGACACGGTCGCGGACGAGATCAGCACCAGCCGGGTCAACTCCGGGTACCTGCCGGGCGTGCGGCTGCCCGACAACCTCACCGCCACCGCGTCCGCCGAGCAGGCCCTGGACGGCGCGCGGGCCGTGGTGCTGGCCGTGCCCAGCCAGACCCTGCGGGAGAACCTGGCCGCGTGGCGACCCGCGCTGCCGCCGGACTCCACGCTGGTCAGCCTGGCCAAGGGCGTCGAGCTGGGCACGCTCAAGCGGATGAGCGAGGTGGTGCGCGAGGTCGCGGACGTGCCCGAGGACCGGGTCGCCGTGGTGTCCGGGCCGAACCTGGCGCGCGAGATCGGCGCCGAGCAGCCCACCGCGACGGTCATCGCCTGCACCGACCACGACCGGGCCGTCGAGCTCCAGCGCGCCTGCACGAACCCGTACTTCCGGCCGTACACCAACACCGACGTCGTCGGCTGCGAGCTGGGCGGGGCGTGCAAGAACGTCATCGCGCTGGCCTGCGGCATGGCCGCCGGGCTCGGGTTCGGCGACAACACGATGGCGTCCATCATCACCAGGGGCCTCGCGGAGACCGCCCGCCTCGGCGCCGCGCTGGGCGCCGACCCGCTCACCCTCGCGGGACTGGCCGGGCTCGGCGACCTGGTGGCCACCTGCGCGTCCCCGCTGTCGCGCAACCGCACGTTCGGGGAGAGGCTGGGGCGCGGCGACACGCTCGCGCAGGCCCAGGAGGCCGCGCACGGGCAGGTCGCCGAGGGCGTGAAGTCGTGCACGTCGATCCACGCGCTGGCGGCGCGGGTCGGCGTCGACATGCCCATCACCGACGGGGTGCGCCGGGTGTGCCACGACGGGCTGGACCCGAGGGTCCTGACCGCCGCGCTGCTCGGCCGCGAGACGAAGGCGGAGCGCTGA
- a CDS encoding RNA degradosome polyphosphate kinase encodes MQSVSTENSDQQPTPKRRTRSPRTSPTTGAAASRSAASGAAPRRRPRPATRRSSVQQVAPPPDAPRIIPGSPPAATNDLTTVDLPDDRYFNRELSWLDFNARVLALAEDSSQPLLERAKFLAIFASNLDEFYMVRVAGLKRRQETGLSVRSADGLSPSEQLNSIYKRAQELVEQHARAFLDHVGPELEKHAISIVSWAQVTDFERLRLSNYFTEQVFPVLTPLAVDAAHPFPYISGLSLNLAVMVRDPEGGMDRFARIKVPDNVPRLVRVESDRASSSATFLPVEELIAAHLGDLFAGMTVRECHAFRVTRNADLEVEEDRHEDLLLALEKELARRRFGPPVRLEVAGDMTEHMLERLLREMEVDEQDVVQVPGLLDLSCLWQLYGLDRKQLKDRPFVPSTHPAFVERETPKSIFATLREGDVLVHHPYDSFSTSVQRFIEQAAADPHVLAIKQTLYRTSGDSPIVDALIDAAEAGKQVVALVEIKARFDEQANIKWARALEKAGVHVVYGLVGLKTHCKTSLVVRQEGSTIRRYCHIGTGNYNPKTARLYEDVGILTAEPTIGSDLTDLFNVLTGYARQDHYRTLMVAPYGVRRGIVERIDREIEHARAGRPSGVMIKVNSLVDEEVVDSLYRASMAGVPVDVLVRGVCALKPGVPGLSENIRVRSILGRFLEHSRLFHFTGCGEHWIGSADMMHRNLDRRVEVLVRVTDPRLTGQLEAVVESALEPTTRCWVLQPDGEWEASPADGGRVRDHQTELLRKHDALG; translated from the coding sequence ATGCAGAGCGTGAGCACGGAGAACAGCGACCAGCAGCCGACTCCGAAGCGGCGGACACGATCCCCGCGGACGAGTCCCACCACCGGCGCCGCCGCGAGCCGCTCGGCGGCCTCGGGCGCCGCCCCGCGCAGGCGACCGCGCCCGGCGACCCGGCGCAGCTCGGTGCAGCAGGTCGCCCCGCCGCCGGACGCTCCGCGCATCATCCCCGGATCGCCGCCCGCCGCGACCAACGACCTCACCACGGTCGACCTGCCCGACGACCGCTACTTCAACCGCGAGCTGTCCTGGTTGGACTTCAACGCCCGCGTGCTCGCGCTCGCCGAGGACTCGTCCCAGCCGCTGCTGGAGCGCGCCAAGTTCCTGGCCATCTTCGCCTCGAACCTGGACGAGTTCTACATGGTCAGGGTCGCCGGGCTGAAGCGCCGCCAGGAGACCGGGCTGTCCGTGCGCAGCGCCGACGGCCTGAGCCCCAGCGAGCAGCTGAACAGCATCTACAAGCGCGCCCAGGAGCTGGTGGAGCAGCACGCGCGCGCGTTCCTGGACCACGTGGGCCCGGAGCTGGAGAAGCACGCGATCAGCATCGTGTCGTGGGCGCAGGTCACCGACTTCGAGCGGCTGCGGCTGTCGAACTACTTCACCGAGCAGGTGTTCCCGGTGCTCACGCCGCTGGCGGTGGACGCGGCGCACCCGTTCCCGTACATCTCCGGGCTGTCGCTGAACCTGGCCGTCATGGTGCGGGACCCCGAGGGCGGCATGGACCGGTTCGCCCGCATCAAGGTGCCGGACAACGTGCCGCGCCTGGTCCGCGTCGAGTCCGACCGGGCCAGCTCCAGCGCCACGTTCCTGCCCGTCGAGGAGCTCATCGCCGCGCACCTGGGCGACCTGTTCGCGGGCATGACGGTGCGGGAGTGCCACGCCTTCCGGGTGACGCGCAACGCGGACCTGGAGGTCGAGGAGGACCGGCACGAGGACCTGCTGCTGGCGCTGGAGAAGGAGCTGGCCCGCCGCCGGTTCGGCCCGCCGGTGCGCCTGGAGGTCGCGGGCGACATGACCGAGCACATGCTGGAGCGCCTGCTGCGCGAGATGGAGGTCGACGAGCAGGACGTCGTGCAGGTGCCCGGCCTGCTGGACCTGTCGTGCCTGTGGCAGCTGTACGGCCTCGACCGCAAGCAGCTCAAGGACCGGCCGTTCGTGCCGTCCACGCACCCGGCGTTCGTGGAGCGGGAGACGCCCAAGAGCATCTTCGCGACGCTGCGCGAGGGCGACGTGCTGGTGCACCACCCGTACGACTCGTTCTCCACGAGCGTGCAGCGCTTCATCGAGCAGGCCGCCGCCGACCCGCACGTGCTGGCCATCAAGCAGACCCTCTACCGCACCTCCGGCGACTCCCCGATCGTGGACGCGCTGATCGACGCGGCCGAGGCGGGCAAGCAGGTCGTGGCGCTGGTGGAGATCAAGGCGCGCTTCGACGAGCAGGCGAACATCAAGTGGGCGCGGGCGCTGGAGAAGGCGGGCGTGCACGTCGTCTACGGCCTGGTGGGGCTCAAGACGCACTGCAAGACCTCGCTGGTGGTGCGCCAGGAGGGCTCGACGATCCGCCGCTACTGCCACATCGGCACCGGCAACTACAACCCGAAGACGGCCCGGCTGTACGAGGACGTCGGCATCCTCACCGCCGAGCCCACGATCGGCTCGGACCTGACGGACCTGTTCAACGTGCTGACCGGCTACGCCAGGCAGGACCACTACCGCACGCTCATGGTGGCCCCGTACGGCGTGCGGCGCGGCATCGTGGAGCGGATCGACCGGGAGATCGAGCACGCGCGGGCGGGCCGCCCGTCCGGTGTGATGATCAAGGTGAACTCCCTCGTGGACGAGGAGGTCGTCGACTCGCTCTACCGGGCGTCGATGGCCGGTGTGCCGGTGGACGTGCTCGTGCGCGGGGTGTGCGCGCTCAAGCCGGGCGTGCCGGGGCTGAGCGAGAACATCCGGGTGCGCTCGATCCTGGGCCGGTTCCTGGAGCACTCGCGGTTGTTCCACTTCACCGGCTGCGGCGAGCACTGGATCGGCAGCGCGGACATGATGCACCGCAACCTGGACCGCAGGGTCGAGGTGCTGGTGCGGGTGACCGATCCGAGGCTGACCGGGCAGCTGGAGGCGGTGGTGGAGTCCGCGCTGGAGCCCACCACGCGCTGCTGGGTGCTCCAGCCGGACGGCGAGTGGGAGGCGTCCCCCGCCGACGGCGGCCGGGTGCGCGACCACCAGACCGAGCTGCTCCGCAAGCACGACGCGCTGGGGTGA
- the cofC gene encoding 2-phospho-L-lactate guanylyltransferase: MRADVDLVVPVKSLDRAKTRLDAGTGRRALALAFALDLVGVARRVARSVLVVTADPVVAGELAAAGVETAVGPDGLNPALRFGAAVLRGRDPRSVVGALQADLPALREVELRAAVVEAGGERAFCADRQGTGTTLLLSAAGRDLEPAFGGPSAAAHRGGGARELLGDWPTLRCDVDTLEDLALAAGYGLGARSAQAWARVRVAG, encoded by the coding sequence GTGCGAGCGGACGTCGACCTGGTGGTGCCGGTGAAGAGCCTCGACCGGGCCAAGACGCGGTTGGATGCGGGGACCGGCCGGAGGGCGCTGGCGCTGGCGTTCGCCCTGGACCTGGTGGGTGTGGCGCGGCGGGTGGCGCGGTCGGTGCTGGTGGTGACGGCGGACCCGGTGGTCGCGGGCGAGCTGGCGGCGGCCGGGGTGGAGACGGCGGTGGGCCCGGACGGGCTGAACCCGGCGCTGCGCTTCGGCGCGGCGGTGCTGCGGGGGCGCGACCCCCGGTCGGTGGTGGGCGCGCTGCAGGCCGACCTGCCGGCGCTGCGCGAGGTGGAGCTGCGGGCGGCCGTGGTGGAGGCGGGGGGCGAGCGGGCGTTCTGCGCGGACCGGCAGGGCACGGGGACGACGCTGCTGCTGTCGGCGGCGGGGCGCGACCTGGAGCCGGCGTTCGGCGGCCCGTCGGCGGCGGCGCACCGGGGCGGCGGGGCGCGGGAGCTGCTGGGCGACTGGCCGACGCTGCGGTGCGATGTGGACACGCTGGAGGACCTGGCGCTGGCGGCCGGGTACGGGCTGGGGGCGCGGAGCGCGCAGGCGTGGGCGCGGGTGCGGGTCGCGGGGTGA
- a CDS encoding lysophospholipid acyltransferase family protein: MAKEKGGFWVGVGATVLYPAGALLGGRRIEGPGLPSEGGVLLVMNHVSHLDPVYDAVLVHKQGRHPHFLAKHSLWNIPVVGSILRGTGQIPVYRGSTDAQQSLRAAHEALEAGHVVVIYPEGTITRDPAGWPMHSRTGIARLALEHDVPVIPAARWGTRDIYDHYRKRFRPFPRKSVVTRFGDPVDLAAFRARPHDLPQLRQVTDLIMHQVKDLLGQVRDEQAPEGFYHSRKA; the protein is encoded by the coding sequence GTGGCCAAGGAGAAGGGCGGCTTCTGGGTGGGGGTCGGCGCGACCGTGCTCTACCCCGCAGGCGCGCTGCTGGGAGGCAGGCGCATCGAGGGACCCGGCCTGCCGAGCGAGGGCGGCGTGCTGCTCGTGATGAACCACGTGTCCCACCTGGACCCGGTGTACGACGCGGTCCTGGTGCACAAGCAGGGCAGGCACCCGCACTTCCTGGCCAAGCACAGCCTGTGGAACATCCCCGTCGTGGGATCGATCCTGCGCGGCACCGGCCAGATCCCGGTCTACCGGGGCAGCACCGACGCCCAGCAGTCGCTGCGCGCCGCCCACGAGGCCCTGGAGGCGGGGCACGTGGTCGTCATCTACCCGGAGGGCACCATCACCCGCGACCCCGCGGGCTGGCCGATGCACTCCCGCACGGGCATCGCCCGCCTCGCGCTGGAGCACGACGTGCCGGTCATCCCGGCCGCGCGCTGGGGCACCAGGGACATCTACGACCACTACCGCAAGCGCTTCCGCCCGTTCCCGCGCAAGTCCGTGGTGACCCGGTTCGGCGACCCGGTCGACCTCGCCGCGTTCCGCGCCAGGCCGCACGACCTGCCGCAGCTGCGCCAGGTCACCGACCTGATCATGCACCAGGTCAAGGACCTGCTCGGCCAGGTCCGCGACGAGCAGGCGCCCGAGGGCTTCTACCACTCCAGGAAGGCCTGA
- a CDS encoding cystathionine gamma-lyase, with the protein MGTPGGAGESGAGEFGAGESGAAGWGDGTRVVHSAAVAPGEPFLAGPVLAAPYRLGGDDTYGRAHNPTWRALEAALGGLDGGECVLFPSGMAAISALLRTVLAPGDVLVVPSDGYYLTRTLAAELRVEVREVPTAGPYPSFEGVRLVLLESPSNPGLDVCDIAALAEAAHACGALVAVDNTTATPLGQRPLELGADVVVASDTKAVAGHSDVLLGHVSTADPALAERIRAARTTGGAIPGPFETWLAHRGLGTLDLRLERQAANAAALHAALSGHPAVTGLRWPGAVGDPAHEVAARQMRRFGGVLVLVLADEAAVARFLERSELVAASTSFGGLHTTADRRAQWGDPVPEGLIRLSAGCESTEDLVADVLNALG; encoded by the coding sequence ATGGGCACACCGGGTGGCGCTGGGGAGTCCGGCGCTGGGGAGTTCGGGGCCGGGGAGTCTGGTGCGGCGGGGTGGGGCGACGGGACGCGGGTGGTGCACAGCGCCGCCGTCGCGCCGGGCGAGCCGTTCCTGGCCGGACCGGTCCTCGCCGCGCCCTACCGGCTGGGCGGCGACGACACGTACGGGCGCGCGCACAACCCGACCTGGCGCGCGCTGGAGGCCGCGCTGGGCGGGTTGGACGGCGGCGAGTGCGTGCTGTTCCCGTCCGGCATGGCCGCGATCTCGGCGCTGCTGCGCACCGTCCTCGCGCCCGGCGACGTGCTCGTGGTGCCGTCCGACGGCTACTACCTGACCAGGACGCTCGCCGCCGAGCTGCGGGTCGAGGTGCGCGAGGTCCCCACGGCCGGGCCGTACCCGTCGTTCGAGGGCGTGCGGCTGGTGCTGCTGGAATCGCCGTCCAACCCCGGTCTGGACGTGTGCGACATCGCCGCGCTGGCCGAGGCGGCGCACGCGTGCGGCGCGCTCGTCGCCGTGGACAACACCACGGCGACCCCGCTCGGGCAGCGGCCACTGGAGCTGGGCGCGGACGTCGTGGTGGCCAGCGACACCAAGGCGGTGGCCGGGCACAGCGACGTGCTGCTCGGGCACGTGTCCACGGCGGACCCCGCGCTCGCCGAGCGGATCAGGGCCGCGCGCACGACCGGCGGGGCCATCCCCGGCCCGTTCGAGACGTGGCTCGCGCACCGCGGGCTCGGGACGCTGGACCTGCGGCTGGAGCGGCAGGCGGCGAACGCGGCGGCGCTGCACGCGGCGCTGTCGGGGCACCCGGCGGTGACCGGGCTGCGCTGGCCGGGCGCGGTCGGCGACCCCGCGCACGAGGTCGCCGCGCGGCAGATGCGGCGGTTCGGCGGGGTGCTGGTGCTCGTGCTCGCCGACGAGGCGGCGGTGGCGCGGTTCCTGGAGCGGTCCGAGCTGGTCGCGGCCAGCACGAGCTTCGGCGGGCTGCACACCACCGCCGACCGGCGCGCGCAGTGGGGCGACCCGGTGCCGGAGGGGCTGATCCGGCTGTCCGCCGGGTGCGAGAGCACCGAGGACCTGGTCGCCGACGTGCTGAACGCGCTGGGGTAG
- a CDS encoding DUF397 domain-containing protein, with the protein MNSEVRYTGSWRKSARSGSGAQCVELRCTSEAAREVRDSKAPQAGALSFDGAAWRKFLSTIQQG; encoded by the coding sequence ATGAACTCTGAAGTCCGGTACACCGGTTCTTGGCGGAAGTCCGCTCGCAGCGGCAGCGGCGCGCAGTGCGTCGAACTGCGCTGCACGTCCGAGGCGGCGCGCGAGGTGCGCGACAGCAAGGCCCCGCAGGCGGGCGCGCTGTCGTTCGACGGCGCCGCCTGGCGCAAGTTCCTGTCCACCATCCAGCAGGGCTGA
- the leuD gene encoding 3-isopropylmalate dehydratase small subunit: MEAFSTHTGVGVPLRRSNVDTDQIIPAVYLKRVTRSGFEDGLFAAWRGDEQFVLNQEPFRAGSVLVAGPDFGTGSSREHAVWALMDYGFRVVVSSRFADIFRGNSGKQGLVAAQCEQSDVEQLWKILENEPGASVTVDLAQKTVSAKDFTARFDIDDYTRWRLLEGLDDIALTLRHSDSIAEFESTRAAWLPDTEVRPAS, from the coding sequence ATGGAAGCGTTCAGCACGCACACCGGCGTCGGGGTCCCGCTGCGCCGGTCCAACGTGGACACCGACCAGATCATCCCGGCGGTCTACCTGAAGCGGGTCACCCGCTCGGGCTTCGAGGACGGGCTGTTCGCCGCGTGGCGCGGCGACGAGCAGTTCGTGCTCAACCAGGAGCCGTTCCGCGCGGGCAGCGTCCTGGTCGCCGGACCGGACTTCGGCACCGGCTCCTCCCGCGAGCACGCGGTGTGGGCGCTCATGGACTACGGCTTCCGGGTGGTGGTCTCGTCCCGCTTCGCCGACATCTTCCGGGGGAACTCGGGCAAGCAGGGCCTCGTCGCGGCGCAGTGCGAGCAGTCCGATGTCGAGCAGCTGTGGAAGATCCTGGAGAACGAGCCGGGCGCCTCGGTCACCGTGGACCTGGCGCAGAAGACGGTGTCGGCGAAGGACTTCACGGCCCGCTTCGACATCGACGACTACACCCGCTGGCGGTTGCTGGAGGGATTGGACGACATCGCGTTGACGCTGCGGCACTCCGACTCGATCGCGGAGTTCGAGTCCACCCGAGCCGCTTGGCTGCCGGACACCGAGGTGCGGCCCGCGAGCTAG
- a CDS encoding helix-turn-helix domain-containing protein, with product MEERDPGPVVQRLIYGVRAREYRETANLEPVATCEKLDIKRVALSKCEAGLVADSETATERKIVLYGLLGPEAEEFRRLGKEARRRAAPERVTDHGRQYVAIERAATELRMAYPEVPGALQTAAYARAQFMNSPIVRPSDLTSWAEVRERRGDLLAEEVVKATGKPRRVSLVIGEEALHRMVGGRAVMRAQLRRLLMFADLPHFSLRVFPFSAGSSTALSCPFTLLWIEPANVHLAYAENITGADYMKTTHPYVVAYDDAQRRALSESDSRALLESRVNEL from the coding sequence ATGGAGGAGCGCGACCCCGGTCCGGTGGTGCAGCGGCTGATCTACGGAGTGCGAGCGCGGGAGTACCGCGAAACCGCCAACCTGGAGCCGGTCGCCACCTGCGAGAAGCTCGACATCAAGCGCGTCGCCCTGTCGAAGTGCGAGGCGGGGCTGGTCGCCGACTCGGAGACGGCGACCGAGCGGAAGATCGTCCTCTACGGGCTCCTCGGCCCCGAGGCGGAGGAGTTCCGGCGACTGGGCAAGGAGGCGAGGAGGCGGGCGGCGCCCGAGCGGGTGACCGACCACGGGCGGCAGTACGTCGCCATAGAACGGGCCGCGACCGAGCTGCGCATGGCCTACCCGGAGGTGCCCGGCGCGTTGCAGACCGCCGCGTACGCGCGGGCGCAGTTCATGAACTCGCCGATCGTGCGGCCGAGCGACCTCACGAGCTGGGCGGAGGTGCGGGAGAGGCGGGGCGACCTGCTCGCGGAGGAGGTGGTGAAGGCCACCGGCAAGCCGCGCCGGGTGTCGCTCGTCATCGGGGAGGAGGCCCTGCACCGCATGGTGGGCGGCCGGGCGGTCATGCGCGCCCAGCTGCGGCGGCTGCTCATGTTCGCCGACCTGCCGCACTTCTCCCTGCGCGTCTTCCCGTTCAGCGCGGGCAGCTCCACGGCGCTGAGCTGCCCGTTCACGCTCCTGTGGATCGAACCCGCGAACGTGCACCTGGCCTACGCGGAGAACATCACCGGCGCGGACTACATGAAGACCACCCACCCGTACGTCGTCGCCTACGACGACGCGCAACGGCGGGCGCTGTCCGAAAGCGACAGCCGCGCACTACTAGAAAGTCGGGTCAATGAACTCTGA
- a CDS encoding HU family DNA-binding protein translates to MNKAQLIEALAERLGDKKNAAAAVDGIVDVIVRSVHKGEKVNITGFGVFEKRARAARTARNPRTGETVKVKKTNVPAFRAGSTFKDVISGAKKLPRVTAAKPAATATAAKATTTAAKPATTATKAPAAKATTTRTARSTTTRAAAATKAPARRTATAAAKTSATTAKAAPAAKTTAAKAPATKATATKAAPKTATTAKRTTTAKTAATKAASTSATATKPAATKAAPAKATATKAASTKTAAAAKTAAPAAAATTEKPAAKATPAAKTSAAKRTTTRKTTTAAKK, encoded by the coding sequence GTGAACAAGGCCCAGCTCATCGAGGCGCTCGCCGAGCGCCTTGGCGACAAGAAGAACGCAGCCGCCGCAGTTGACGGCATCGTCGATGTCATCGTCCGGAGCGTCCACAAGGGCGAGAAGGTCAACATCACGGGCTTCGGCGTCTTCGAGAAGCGCGCTCGCGCGGCACGCACGGCGCGGAACCCGCGCACCGGTGAGACCGTGAAGGTCAAGAAGACCAACGTTCCCGCGTTCCGCGCGGGTTCGACGTTCAAGGACGTCATCAGCGGGGCCAAGAAGCTGCCCCGCGTCACGGCCGCCAAGCCCGCCGCGACCGCCACCGCCGCGAAGGCGACGACGACCGCCGCGAAGCCCGCCACGACCGCCACCAAGGCGCCCGCGGCCAAGGCGACCACCACGCGGACCGCGCGCAGCACCACCACGCGCGCCGCCGCCGCGACGAAGGCGCCCGCCCGTCGCACCGCCACCGCTGCCGCGAAGACCTCCGCCACCACGGCGAAGGCCGCCCCGGCCGCCAAGACCACCGCCGCGAAGGCGCCCGCCACCAAGGCCACCGCCACCAAGGCGGCGCCGAAGACGGCGACCACCGCCAAGCGGACGACCACGGCGAAGACGGCCGCCACCAAGGCCGCGTCCACCTCCGCCACCGCGACCAAGCCTGCCGCGACCAAGGCCGCTCCGGCCAAGGCCACCGCGACCAAGGCGGCTTCCACCAAGACGGCCGCGGCTGCCAAGACGGCTGCTCCGGCCGCCGCCGCGACCACCGAGAAGCCGGCTGCGAAGGCCACCCCGGCCGCCAAGACGTCCGCCGCGAAGCGCACCACCACGCGGAAGACCACCACGGCCGCCAAGAAGTGA
- a CDS encoding Imm1 family immunity protein, producing MALKAWHDDESDEPAIVGTPEELDRVLDVAVGWGWRAIVELFVVGSPKRAIFGVGVHGRAGVGMLCYSDARGKWRTLGGEAVTGQILYCYMNADTEFTADCEIPLDLVRQAAHEYMSSGGARPTVVDWQPLR from the coding sequence GTGGCGCTGAAAGCCTGGCACGACGACGAATCGGACGAGCCGGCGATCGTCGGGACGCCCGAGGAGCTGGACCGCGTGCTGGACGTGGCGGTCGGGTGGGGGTGGCGCGCCATCGTGGAGCTGTTCGTGGTGGGCAGCCCGAAACGCGCGATCTTCGGCGTCGGCGTCCACGGGAGAGCCGGGGTCGGGATGCTCTGCTACTCGGACGCCCGCGGCAAGTGGCGCACACTCGGTGGCGAGGCGGTGACCGGACAGATCTTGTACTGCTACATGAACGCGGACACCGAGTTCACGGCGGACTGCGAGATCCCGCTGGACCTGGTGCGACAGGCAGCGCACGAGTACATGAGCAGCGGTGGCGCACGGCCGACCGTGGTCGACTGGCAGCCCTTGAGGTGA
- a CDS encoding NUDIX hydrolase translates to MRPVIRAAGAVLRDGDLVAVVHRPRYDDWSLPKGKLDRGEAAPAAAVREVFEETGFRAVLGPYLKAVRYAVDGVPKVVDYYAADVVAGSFAPNEEVDELRWLSPAEAAGLVSRDEDRSVLAAFTALPGGLRTLLLVRHAKAGKREHWSGDDDLRPLSAAGWRQAEALRGVLPLWGAARVHAAPRLRCEQTVRAVADDLGVAVRSEPALSEEGYWPDRDAAVARVARLLEEDGGVPVVSSQGGVIPDLVEALAALGGVALEEGRTPSKKGSAWVLSFRPGAPGWSTSDPVSRWPRLAAAHYLPTALGKPLS, encoded by the coding sequence GTGCGCCCGGTGATCCGGGCGGCGGGCGCGGTGCTGCGCGACGGGGACCTGGTGGCGGTGGTGCACCGGCCCCGCTACGACGACTGGTCGCTGCCCAAGGGGAAGCTGGACCGGGGTGAGGCGGCGCCCGCGGCGGCGGTGCGGGAGGTCTTCGAGGAGACCGGGTTCCGCGCGGTGCTGGGCCCGTACCTGAAGGCCGTCCGGTACGCGGTGGACGGCGTGCCGAAGGTCGTGGACTACTACGCGGCCGACGTGGTCGCGGGCTCGTTCGCCCCCAACGAGGAGGTGGACGAGCTGCGCTGGCTCTCGCCCGCCGAGGCGGCGGGGCTGGTGTCGCGGGACGAGGACCGGTCGGTGCTGGCCGCGTTCACCGCGCTGCCGGGCGGGCTGCGGACGCTGCTGCTGGTGCGGCACGCCAAGGCGGGCAAGCGGGAGCACTGGTCCGGTGACGACGACCTCCGGCCGCTGAGCGCGGCGGGGTGGCGGCAGGCGGAGGCGCTGCGCGGGGTGCTGCCGCTGTGGGGGGCCGCGCGGGTGCACGCGGCGCCGAGGTTGCGCTGCGAGCAGACCGTGCGGGCGGTGGCGGACGACCTCGGCGTGGCGGTGCGGTCGGAACCGGCGCTGTCCGAGGAGGGCTACTGGCCGGACCGGGACGCGGCGGTGGCGCGGGTGGCGCGGCTGCTGGAGGAGGACGGCGGGGTTCCGGTGGTGTCCTCGCAGGGCGGGGTGATCCCGGACCTGGTGGAGGCGCTGGCCGCGCTGGGCGGGGTGGCGCTGGAGGAGGGGCGGACGCCGAGCAAGAAGGGCAGCGCGTGGGTGCTGTCGTTCCGGCCGGGCGCGCCGGGCTGGTCCACTTCGGACCCGGTGTCCCGGTGGCCGCGACTGGCCGCCGCGCACTACCTGCCGACGGCGTTGGGCAAACCGCTCTCCTGA